A portion of the Corynebacterium jeikeium genome contains these proteins:
- a CDS encoding acyl-CoA carboxylase subunit epsilon: MTDSKNTPATEDKDAATAPAAPFMSVLKGNPSDAETATLALLFAGMAAAGGAPEDRGPRNNWGRLEEGFHQPHQHVPGTFRNVHFY, encoded by the coding sequence GTGACCGATTCCAAAAACACCCCAGCAACCGAAGACAAGGACGCCGCTACAGCCCCGGCTGCACCGTTCATGTCCGTCCTCAAGGGCAACCCGTCTGACGCTGAAACTGCCACGCTCGCGCTTTTGTTCGCAGGTATGGCAGCAGCCGGCGGCGCCCCAGAGGACCGCGGCCCGCGCAACAACTGGGGTCGGCTGGAAGAGGGTTTCCACCAGCCGCACCAGCACGTACCGGGCACGTTCCGCAACGTCCATTTCTACTAG
- a CDS encoding acyl-CoA carboxylase subunit beta — protein MTISSRLAAEQHTTAFLNEDLLRRRTAALTPMGSRGYDKLKLTERMNARERIDYLLDEGSFVEFDALARHRTTAFGMEAKRPATDGIITGWGTIDGREVCIFSQDGTIFGGALGEVYGEKMVKIQELAITTGRPLIGMYEGAGARIQDGAVSLDFIAQTFHHNVRASGVIPQISVIFGACAGGNAYSPALTDFVVMVEENSRMFVTGPDVIETVTGEKISQHELGGADTHMEIAGNSHYTAASEQDGLDWVCDLLDYLPNNTTSPAPSWDSDASDEITDTDRTLDSLIPDSPSTPYDVHEVIYALCDDAEFLEIQENRAANVVIGLGRLNGQSVGFVANQPMEFAGCLDIDAAEKAARFVRTCDCFNIPLVFLVDVPGFLPGSNQEHQGILRRGAKLLYAYAEATVPKITVTMRKAYGGAYCVMGSKGLGADVNLAWPTAQIAVMGASGAVRFLHRAEIRTATEAALAADPAADRFGTPESVKELIAELEMGYEQHMLTPYRAAERGLIDEVILPSETRTRVIKNLRLLTSKKVPWPARKHGNIPL, from the coding sequence ATGACTATCTCCTCACGTTTGGCGGCGGAGCAACACACCACCGCTTTCCTCAATGAAGACCTTCTACGCCGACGCACTGCTGCACTGACTCCGATGGGGTCGCGGGGCTACGACAAGCTCAAACTGACTGAGCGCATGAATGCCCGCGAGCGCATTGACTACCTGCTGGACGAAGGATCTTTTGTCGAATTTGATGCGCTAGCCCGCCACCGCACTACCGCATTTGGGATGGAAGCCAAACGCCCCGCGACCGACGGAATCATCACCGGCTGGGGAACCATAGACGGCCGTGAGGTCTGCATCTTCTCTCAGGACGGCACAATCTTCGGTGGTGCACTCGGAGAGGTCTACGGCGAAAAGATGGTCAAGATTCAGGAACTTGCCATCACTACCGGCCGCCCCCTTATTGGCATGTACGAAGGTGCCGGCGCCCGCATCCAAGATGGCGCAGTCTCACTGGACTTTATTGCCCAGACGTTCCACCACAACGTTCGCGCCAGCGGCGTCATTCCGCAGATTTCAGTCATTTTTGGCGCCTGCGCGGGCGGAAATGCCTACTCCCCAGCACTGACGGACTTCGTTGTCATGGTGGAGGAAAACTCCCGTATGTTCGTCACCGGCCCTGACGTAATCGAAACAGTCACAGGCGAAAAAATCAGCCAGCACGAGCTCGGCGGCGCCGACACCCATATGGAGATCGCCGGAAACTCCCACTACACCGCCGCTAGCGAGCAGGATGGACTCGACTGGGTCTGCGATTTGCTCGACTACCTCCCCAACAACACAACCTCCCCCGCGCCCAGCTGGGATTCCGATGCCAGTGACGAAATCACCGACACCGATCGCACCCTCGACAGTCTCATTCCCGACAGCCCATCCACGCCGTACGACGTGCACGAAGTCATCTACGCGCTTTGCGACGATGCGGAGTTCCTGGAAATCCAGGAAAACCGAGCAGCCAATGTCGTGATTGGCCTTGGCCGTCTCAACGGTCAATCTGTTGGGTTTGTCGCTAATCAGCCCATGGAATTCGCGGGCTGCCTAGATATCGATGCAGCGGAGAAGGCCGCGCGATTCGTCCGAACCTGCGATTGTTTCAACATTCCACTCGTCTTTCTCGTAGACGTACCCGGCTTTCTCCCCGGTTCAAATCAAGAACACCAGGGAATTCTGCGCCGTGGCGCTAAATTGCTCTATGCGTATGCAGAAGCAACCGTTCCTAAAATCACCGTCACCATGCGCAAAGCCTATGGCGGCGCGTATTGCGTGATGGGATCAAAGGGGCTCGGCGCGGATGTAAATCTGGCTTGGCCGACGGCACAGATCGCCGTGATGGGCGCCTCAGGCGCAGTACGCTTCCTCCATCGTGCCGAGATTCGAACCGCCACCGAAGCAGCTCTCGCAGCAGACCCAGCGGCCGATAGATTTGGCACTCCCGAGAGTGTGAAAGAACTCATTGCTGAACTGGAAATGGGATACGAGCAACACATGCTCACGCCTTATCGTGCCGCCGAACGGGGGTTAATTGATGAAGTCATCCTCCCCTCCGAGACACGAACTCGAGTGATAAAAAATCTGCGCCTTCTAACTTCAAAGAAAGTACCGTGGCCTGCGCGCAAGCACGGCAATATTCCACTGTAA
- a CDS encoding transcriptional regulator translates to MSGEERSNQVRRYRRWLELSQADLAAQVEVSRQTIANIERGNYSPSVYLALRICKVLGKTVEEIFGEEGY, encoded by the coding sequence ATGAGTGGGGAAGAACGTTCGAACCAGGTCAGGAGATACCGACGCTGGTTGGAGCTGAGCCAAGCGGATTTAGCCGCGCAGGTGGAGGTCTCGCGGCAAACCATTGCAAATATCGAGCGGGGAAATTACTCGCCTTCGGTGTATTTGGCGTTGCGTATCTGCAAGGTCCTGGGAAAAACAGTCGAAGAAATTTTTGGTGAGGAAGGATACTGA
- a CDS encoding acyl-CoA carboxylase subunit beta, whose translation MTTAANTSTGETPDLTTTAGKLADLRARLAETQAPMGQASIDRVHDKGKMTARERIEFLLDEGSFVEVDALARHRSKNFGLDAKRPVTDGVVTGYGTIDGRQVCVFSQDGAIFGGALGEVYGEKIVKIMDLAIKTGVPIIGINEGAGARIQEGVVSLGLYSQIFFRNTQASGVIPQISLIMGACAGGHVYSPALTDFIVMVDGTSKMFITGPDVIKTVTGEEVTQEELGGAGTHMSTSGTSHYTAADDEDALTFVQELVSYLPSNNRAEAPRMEAEPFEGSIADNITETDLELDTLIPDSPNQPYDIKDVITRLVDDEDFLEIQEDYAQNVVIGFGRVEGRSVGFVANQPIQFAGCLDIKASEKAARFVRTCDAFNIPIIMLVDVPGFLPGTNQEFDGIIRRGAKLLYAYAEATVPKITVITRKAYGGAYCVMGSKDMGADINLAWPTAQIAVMGASGAVGFIYRKELKAAAAEGKDVVALQKEYEAEYEATLVNPYMAAERGFIDAVIPPSETRGQIIEGLRLLDRKVVNVPAKKHGNIPL comes from the coding sequence ATGACGACTGCCGCAAATACATCAACCGGTGAAACCCCGGATTTGACCACTACTGCTGGAAAGCTGGCCGATCTGCGAGCCCGTCTCGCAGAGACCCAGGCTCCAATGGGCCAGGCCAGCATTGACCGCGTCCACGACAAGGGCAAGATGACCGCTCGTGAGCGCATCGAGTTCCTCTTGGACGAGGGCTCGTTCGTGGAGGTTGACGCTCTCGCACGTCACCGCTCCAAGAACTTCGGCCTCGACGCCAAGCGCCCTGTCACTGACGGTGTTGTGACAGGCTACGGCACCATCGATGGCCGCCAGGTCTGTGTCTTCTCGCAGGACGGCGCCATCTTCGGTGGCGCGCTCGGTGAAGTCTACGGTGAAAAGATTGTCAAGATCATGGATCTGGCCATCAAGACCGGTGTCCCAATTATCGGCATCAACGAGGGTGCTGGTGCCCGCATCCAAGAGGGCGTTGTTTCCCTCGGCCTCTACTCCCAGATTTTCTTCCGAAACACCCAGGCTTCTGGTGTTATTCCACAGATCTCCCTGATCATGGGCGCCTGCGCTGGTGGCCACGTCTACTCCCCGGCTCTGACCGACTTCATTGTCATGGTCGATGGCACTTCCAAGATGTTCATCACCGGCCCGGACGTTATTAAGACCGTCACTGGCGAAGAGGTCACACAGGAAGAGCTGGGTGGCGCTGGTACTCACATGAGCACCTCCGGTACTTCGCACTACACCGCCGCTGATGACGAAGACGCTCTGACTTTCGTTCAGGAATTAGTCAGCTACCTGCCGTCCAACAACCGCGCTGAGGCTCCTCGCATGGAGGCTGAGCCGTTCGAGGGCTCCATCGCTGACAACATCACTGAGACTGACCTCGAGCTCGACACGCTGATTCCGGACTCCCCAAACCAGCCGTACGACATCAAGGACGTCATCACCCGTCTGGTCGACGACGAGGACTTCCTGGAAATTCAGGAGGACTACGCACAGAACGTGGTCATCGGCTTCGGTCGCGTGGAGGGTCGCTCGGTCGGTTTCGTCGCCAACCAGCCGATTCAGTTCGCTGGCTGCCTCGACATCAAGGCATCCGAGAAGGCGGCTCGCTTCGTCCGCACCTGTGACGCCTTCAACATTCCGATCATCATGCTGGTTGACGTTCCAGGCTTCCTGCCGGGCACCAACCAAGAGTTCGACGGCATCATCCGCCGTGGCGCCAAGCTGCTGTACGCATATGCTGAGGCCACCGTCCCGAAGATTACCGTCATCACCCGTAAGGCCTACGGCGGAGCTTACTGTGTGATGGGCTCCAAGGACATGGGCGCTGACATCAACCTGGCATGGCCGACCGCTCAGATTGCGGTCATGGGTGCTTCCGGCGCTGTCGGCTTCATCTACCGCAAGGAGCTCAAGGCTGCTGCGGCCGAGGGCAAGGATGTCGTCGCACTGCAGAAGGAGTACGAGGCAGAGTACGAGGCCACCCTGGTCAACCCGTACATGGCTGCTGAGCGCGGCTTCATCGACGCCGTTATCCCGCCGAGCGAGACCCGCGGCCAGATCATCGAGGGTCTGCGTCTACTGGATCGCAAGGTTGTTAACGTACCCGCCAAGAAGCATGGGAACATTCCGCTGTGA
- a CDS encoding biotin--[acetyl-CoA-carboxylase] ligase, with amino-acid sequence MTNPRIVASRKPLDATRVRAAAPGWNSIEVVETTGSTNADLRKQAALGQVADLSALIASEQTAGRGRLSRSWTAPKGASIALSALLRPEGLAPEQLGLLPLVAGLAVVDAVVEVAGLAPERVSLKWPNDVLVDGRKLCGILVEAASLTPPILIPGIGINVSLQEDELPVPHAISLYLAGAENLDRDDISAGVLRALGRRQAQWRKGDAELLRDYEAVCATIGSNVRVELPGDRVLVGKAVGVRADGELIVTDEAGTSHFVAAGDVFHVRATDGGYASPQADSERG; translated from the coding sequence ATGACCAACCCCAGGATTGTTGCTTCCCGCAAGCCTCTTGACGCCACGCGTGTGCGCGCAGCCGCGCCGGGCTGGAATTCCATTGAGGTTGTCGAAACCACTGGTTCGACCAACGCTGATCTTCGGAAACAGGCGGCACTGGGGCAGGTGGCAGATCTCAGTGCGCTTATCGCCTCGGAGCAGACCGCAGGTCGCGGTCGACTGAGTCGTAGTTGGACGGCCCCGAAGGGTGCGTCCATTGCACTCAGCGCGCTGCTGCGCCCGGAAGGGCTCGCACCCGAGCAACTGGGTCTGTTGCCGTTAGTCGCGGGCCTCGCAGTTGTCGATGCTGTTGTGGAAGTTGCGGGTCTTGCGCCTGAACGCGTTTCCCTGAAGTGGCCGAACGATGTCCTGGTTGACGGTCGTAAGCTCTGCGGAATTCTGGTGGAGGCCGCGTCGCTGACACCGCCAATTCTCATTCCGGGAATCGGCATCAACGTTTCCCTGCAGGAAGATGAGCTGCCGGTGCCACACGCCATTTCGCTATACCTGGCGGGAGCGGAAAACCTCGACCGCGACGACATCTCCGCTGGTGTGCTGCGTGCGCTGGGACGTCGTCAAGCGCAGTGGCGAAAGGGCGATGCGGAGCTGCTGCGGGACTACGAGGCGGTGTGCGCGACCATCGGTTCGAACGTGCGCGTGGAGTTGCCGGGGGATCGCGTGCTGGTGGGCAAGGCGGTTGGCGTGCGTGCCGACGGCGAATTGATCGTCACCGATGAAGCTGGCACAAGTCACTTTGTTGCGGCCGGTGACGTGTTCCATGTTCGTGCCACTGACGGCGGCTATGCGTCCCCGCAGGCTGATTCGGAGCGGGGGTAG